ATAACTTATATAATATAACAATAGTTATATAAATTTTGGTGATACAATGACCATGACTGAAGAAATGATGGACGCTATAGAAAAAGACTTAGTATTTCTTGCAACTGCCAGCAGTGAAGGTATTCCCAATGTGGTTCCAATTGGCTTTGCCAGGCCCATTGATAATGGAAGCATATTAATTGCTGACAACTACATGAACAAAACCCGAAAAAACATTGAAGAAAACCCCAACGTTGCTATAGTAACCAAGGATGCCCAGAAAAACCCCTACCAGTTCAAGGGAACTGCTGAGATCTTTGAGTCAGGTAAGATCTTCGATGAAGTGGTGGAATGGGCCCAGAATGTTATGACCAAACTGAATCCCAAAGCAGCCATCGTGGTTAAGTTAACTGAGATATACTCAGTACAGCCTGGTCCTGAAGCTGGGAAAAAGGTTGAATAAATGATAATCTGAGAAAGTTGAATAGATATATACTAATATATTTATTCAATTTTTGCTTGAAACATCCCTAATTATCGAATAATCTCCATTAAATTATTCCTGTCAAATTGATATAACAATAAAATATTTTACTGGATCTAATGAAAAACAGGGACAATGTTTATATATAACAATTGTTAATGTTTGTAGTGCAGCTAAAAATTAGCCAAATTTTCATGAATCGTTTTTTTGCCAAGATGACCGAGCGGCTAGGTGCGTGGCTGCAGACCACGATACTTGGGTTCAAATCCCAATCTTGGCCTTTTATTTATTAAACAGCTAACAGCTAAATCTATATTTGATAAAAAGGCATATTTAACAAGAATCCACTTGATAGGAAGTCATATCTAAACTTGGTAAGAAATTATATCTCAATAATTTGATAAATCTATCAGAAAAATTTTAGTGATTTTATGATAACCATATACAACACTTTGTCCCGCAGGAAAGAGATCTTTAAACCACGTGAAGGAAACCGGGTAAAACTCTTTGTCTGTGGACCAACAGTTTACGATAACTCACACATAGGTCACGCACGGACCTATATCTCCTTTGATGTTATTGTCCGTTACCTAAAATACAGGGGTTACAGTGTTTTCTACGTGCAAAACATCACTGATATTGATGACAAGATCATTAACCGGGCCAGAGAAACTGGGGAAGACACCCTTCAACTGGCAAGGAAGTTTGAGGAAAAATACATAGAGGACATGAAGTCCCTGGGTGTGGAAAATGTTAACCTCTATGCCCGGGCCACTGAACACTTAGGGGAAATCATAACCCAGATAGAAACGCTCCTGGAGAAAGGATTTGCCTATGAAACAGATAGTGGAGTTTACTTCGATGAAGCCCGGTTTGAAGATTTTGGTAAACTTTCCAACCGTAACATCAATGATTTAAATGTTCACCGCATCAACCCTGACACCAGCAAGCGCAACCCTGGAGATTTTGCACTGTGGAAAAAGAAGAATGACCCCCCATACTGGGATTCTCCCTGGGGCCCAGGACGACCAGGATGGCACATTGAAGACACTGCCATAACCGAGGAATACTTCGGACCACAGTACGATATACATGGTGGAGGTCTGGATCTCATATTCCCGCACCATGAGGCAGAAATAGCCCAGATGGAATCAGCATCCGGGAAAAAACCCATGGTTCATTACTGGATGCACACTGGTTTCTTGAATGTTAAGGGAGAGAAGATGTCCAAGTCCCTGGGAAACTTCATCACCATCCAAGACCTGCTACAGGAATATCCACCAGAAGTATTCCGATTCTTTGTCTTATCCACCCATTACCGCAGCCCCATAGATTTCAGTCAGGAAATACTGGAACAATCACAAAACGGGCTTAAAAGAATATACAAACTTACCGAAACCATTGAAGATCTCTTGGAAAGTGATATTCCTGAAACTGGTAAAGCAGACACAGCACATGACCAATTACTCCAGGAAACCAGGGAAAGTTTCCTAGAAGCAATGGACAATGATTTTAACACACCATTTGCCCTTTCATCCCTTTTCGATTTCATAAGAGATATGAACCGGGAAATAAACGAATTGAACGTTTCCAAGAATACATTGATTAATATTAAAGAATTTATAAACGAAATTGGTAATATTTTAGGTTTTGAATTTGTTTTAAATAAATCACATGGCGATGCTACTGATGAGCTGGTGAATATTCTCACCGATATCCGGGAAAAACTTCGCAAAAAGAAGGAATATGAGCTTTCCGATGAAATCAGGAGCAAATTAAATGATCTGAACGTTGTTATAGAAGACAGGAAGAATTAATTTTCAAAAAACAGGGAATTACTCAAATAGTAGATAATTATCGTATTAAAATTTAATAATTTAAAATTTAATATAACTGAAATTTATCACTGTTTAAAGTGAATATCATGATATACGATGTTATTGTAGTGGGAACCGGTGCCGGTGGATCAATGTGGCCCGTGAACTTTCAATGAAATGTCTTGATGTTTTAATGCTGGAAAAAGGAAAGATGCTGGTTTAAACCATGAGCTACCCATGGGAATTAA
The Methanobacterium sp. Maddingley MBC34 genome window above contains:
- a CDS encoding pyridoxamine 5'-phosphate oxidase (PFAM: Pyridoxamine 5'-phosphate oxidase), with product MTMTEEMMDAIEKDLVFLATASSEGIPNVVPIGFARPIDNGSILIADNYMNKTRKNIEENPNVAIVTKDAQKNPYQFKGTAEIFESGKIFDEVVEWAQNVMTKLNPKAAIVVKLTEIYSVQPGPEAGKKVE
- a CDS encoding cysteinyl-tRNA synthetase (PFAM: tRNA synthetases class I (C) catalytic domain; DALR domain~TIGRFAM: cysteinyl-tRNA synthetase), encoding MITIYNTLSRRKEIFKPREGNRVKLFVCGPTVYDNSHIGHARTYISFDVIVRYLKYRGYSVFYVQNITDIDDKIINRARETGEDTLQLARKFEEKYIEDMKSLGVENVNLYARATEHLGEIITQIETLLEKGFAYETDSGVYFDEARFEDFGKLSNRNINDLNVHRINPDTSKRNPGDFALWKKKNDPPYWDSPWGPGRPGWHIEDTAITEEYFGPQYDIHGGGLDLIFPHHEAEIAQMESASGKKPMVHYWMHTGFLNVKGEKMSKSLGNFITIQDLLQEYPPEVFRFFVLSTHYRSPIDFSQEILEQSQNGLKRIYKLTETIEDLLESDIPETGKADTAHDQLLQETRESFLEAMDNDFNTPFALSSLFDFIRDMNREINELNVSKNTLINIKEFINEIGNILGFEFVLNKSHGDATDELVNILTDIREKLRKKKEYELSDEIRSKLNDLNVVIEDRKN